A part of Paenibacillus donghaensis genomic DNA contains:
- a CDS encoding non-ribosomal peptide synthetase: MAEQVALSALSPEQKQWFRRQMRERGIPVLQIPLEKQTRETGLPLSFSQERLWLMEQLGGTASSYHLYQAIRITGRLQTGPLEASLRLLASEHESFRTSFISMEGKPHQYIATHSDIPLVRIKVAGGTESERLQQAEQAAQPLLTQPFDLSQAPLLRAGLLELAEDDHMLVFVIHHIVADGWSLRMLTQEWVQLYNALCKGQSPRHNRHRYDYADYACWQREWMQPDMLAEGLDYWKEQLRGADPFYTIPSHRPRPRMLTSGGDSCSLRLEAPELEALRALARSAGASLFMTVMAAFNVLLYRYTVNGDAVVGTPTAGRCREETEEMLGCFVNNVVLRTDIRDANSFMEVLQWTTRTVLGALNAQEVPFEHVLEELNPPRDMAYSPLFQLFFIFQQGNMSLDQLDGAVCTPQKWTQSSAKFDITVEVIEHLHHLDVMLEYNTDLYDKRLAEGLLENYVWMLRHLPAQAHQPLRFLPLIAPLEEAKLLRAGTGPGAVYPECSTLHSLVERQAAARPTAVAVVCGQRSYTYAELYGAAERLAVSLQHSGSAGPGRRIGICAAPSFELAAGILGILISGSAYVPLDPAFPEQRLQYIAGHAELDCILVDHPAEAERFGGHRCCDISPGSVCWQPPGDSVVSRESGTPQHAYLIYTSGSTGQPKGVTVTHRNAVHFLYSMQDLLQMTSEDSLLSLTTYSFDIFLLELFLPLSLGASVIFPQEGSNSDPGLLMREIDRYMPTFMQATPVLWRLLLAEGWKGSQRMNLLCGGEELKPELAAQLFTRGNTVWNLYGPTETAVWSLAHKLTPDDFLHQVPIGRPIGNTTCLILDEELALVPFGAEGTLYIGGDSVTDGYHRQPELTAQKFIMNPHHPSGGRMFNTGDRVRLLPGGELVYLGRKDQQLKLRGFRIEPSEIEHQLNLHPDIAASIVVACDDGQGEQLLAAYWVPSPAALGKSTVPGEAGFAHMLRAVLPSYMIPARFIKLEKLPLTPNRKVDRQFLARLPLDKADVTRSYTAPRSIIEIQLAEIWGEVLNWSRVGIHDHFFDLGGNSLLAVKLLAEMRSKMEVDFTLRQLLVASTIANVAAELDAAAVNPLLETGRAVTVDLPEFRVSPQEAFEPFPLTEVQMAYWSGRRTGSAATHVYQEMEFAGLDLGRFEQCFQALVKRHPMLRARVMPDGEQQILEEVPPYQVNVVDVSGCSEPERTSRLNGIRQVMAHTIHNGSWPMFAIEATRLPEGRTRIHISFDLMIADALSFRIILEELAGLYAGTAALPPLQATFRDYVLSLMSVTSASRYQRAQSYWQERIPRLPAAPQLPASALHGPERPEFKRWKAVLPARLWSKLSATARRRGLSTSALLLACYAEVLALYAKQPHFLLNLTLFNRLPLHPQMDQLVGDFTTISLLEVDYRDSCSFGRRAEQLQERLWTDLDHRLYSGIRVTEQLLAQSILSEPVPVVFTSLLDLSGKEGTADGFDQIFQRRNESETEARSLSETPQVWLDHQVAERNGELHYNWDAVEGKFPPGMLEEMFAVYGSLLRRLTEEESAWELPLPLAGPGTAGFAHHLQLAELDTRHRRSLELPDVALHQGFQRMACSQPHATALIVGGYTFSYKELNRKANAVAHQLVAYGVQQETLVAVVMDKGWEQVAAVLGILKAGAAYLPVDASLPAYRINELLELGQVQVALVQSSVPAASWTATGIHSIEVNENTGYEATPEYGSNADKMGDQLAYVLFTSGSTGTPKGVMISHQAAVNTLTDINRSYELNPQDIVLGLSSLSFDLSVFDIFGCLTAGGTLVLPDADRLRDPSHWLELMQMQQVTVWNSVPAFMNMLVMYAAPEVRPDSLRLCLLSGDWIPSSLPEAIRRLNPSTQVIALGGATEAAIWSIQYPVHTVDPAWHSIPYGLSMSGQRVYVLNARMEECPVAVPGELYIGGQGLAGGYWRDEVRSAERFIRSPITGERLYRTGDWGRYGSDGVIEFLGRDDLQVKISGYRIELSEIESALKTWPCVQESTVLAEGEQDAKRLRAFVILNPDRQSVPDPEVLRAHLRSRLPGYMVPYSISILDEFPLTPNGKIDRKALLATAPEKVGTTAGLPQSELEETVTTIWKELLNRPSIGRDEHFFDLGGNSLKLVQMHLKLQSMLNREIPIVELFKHTSVAALVEFLGNAPVDESQAGIEQKAVDRADRRFHARQTRRR; encoded by the coding sequence ATGGCAGAACAAGTAGCCTTATCCGCGTTGTCCCCTGAGCAAAAACAATGGTTCCGGCGGCAAATGCGTGAGCGGGGAATCCCTGTGCTGCAAATTCCACTGGAAAAGCAAACGCGAGAAACCGGGTTGCCTCTGTCCTTTAGCCAGGAGCGTTTATGGCTGATGGAGCAGCTGGGCGGCACCGCTTCCAGTTATCATCTGTATCAGGCCATCCGGATAACCGGCCGCCTCCAGACCGGTCCGTTGGAAGCCAGCCTGCGCCTGCTGGCGTCGGAGCATGAGAGCTTCCGGACCTCCTTCATCTCTATGGAAGGGAAACCCCATCAGTATATCGCCACTCACAGCGATATTCCGCTGGTGCGGATCAAGGTTGCCGGCGGAACTGAATCAGAGCGGCTGCAGCAGGCCGAACAGGCGGCCCAGCCACTGCTTACACAGCCGTTTGATCTTAGCCAGGCGCCCTTGCTGCGCGCAGGATTACTCGAACTGGCAGAGGATGACCATATGCTTGTATTCGTCATTCATCATATTGTTGCTGACGGCTGGTCGCTTAGAATGCTTACACAAGAATGGGTGCAGCTCTATAACGCATTATGCAAGGGTCAGAGTCCTCGACATAACCGGCATAGGTATGACTATGCCGATTATGCCTGCTGGCAGAGAGAGTGGATGCAGCCAGACATGCTGGCGGAAGGCCTGGATTACTGGAAGGAGCAGCTGCGGGGAGCCGATCCTTTCTATACGATACCCTCCCACCGCCCGCGCCCGCGTATGCTGACCTCAGGGGGGGACAGCTGCTCGCTGCGGCTCGAAGCGCCAGAGCTTGAAGCCCTCAGGGCTCTCGCACGGTCCGCAGGCGCATCACTTTTCATGACTGTAATGGCTGCTTTTAACGTTCTGCTGTACAGGTACACGGTTAATGGAGATGCTGTAGTCGGCACCCCAACGGCGGGCAGATGCCGGGAAGAAACGGAAGAGATGCTGGGCTGCTTCGTCAACAATGTCGTATTAAGAACGGATATCCGCGATGCGAACAGCTTCATGGAAGTATTGCAATGGACTACCCGGACGGTGCTTGGAGCCTTGAACGCTCAGGAGGTCCCGTTTGAGCATGTACTGGAAGAATTAAATCCACCCAGGGACATGGCTTATTCGCCTTTATTCCAGCTCTTTTTCATCTTTCAGCAAGGCAATATGTCGTTGGATCAACTGGATGGCGCTGTCTGCACACCACAGAAGTGGACTCAGTCTTCCGCCAAATTCGATATCACCGTGGAAGTGATCGAGCATCTCCACCATCTGGACGTGATGTTGGAATACAACACCGATCTCTATGACAAAAGGCTGGCCGAAGGACTGCTCGAAAACTATGTCTGGATGCTTAGACATTTGCCAGCGCAAGCACATCAGCCGCTCCGGTTTCTTCCGCTGATTGCTCCACTGGAAGAGGCAAAGCTGCTAAGGGCAGGTACCGGTCCGGGAGCCGTTTACCCGGAGTGCTCCACACTGCATTCACTGGTGGAGCGACAAGCGGCCGCCAGGCCAACCGCCGTGGCTGTGGTCTGCGGACAGCGATCCTACACCTATGCAGAGTTATACGGGGCAGCAGAGCGGTTAGCCGTATCTTTACAGCACTCAGGCAGCGCAGGTCCCGGCCGGCGCATCGGCATCTGCGCCGCTCCTTCATTCGAGCTTGCAGCAGGCATTCTCGGCATTTTAATCAGCGGCAGCGCTTATGTTCCGCTTGATCCGGCTTTTCCAGAGCAGCGGCTGCAATATATCGCGGGCCATGCCGAGCTCGACTGCATTCTGGTAGATCATCCTGCGGAAGCCGAACGGTTCGGCGGCCACCGCTGCTGCGATATCAGCCCCGGCAGCGTATGTTGGCAGCCCCCTGGCGACTCCGTTGTCTCCCGGGAATCGGGTACACCGCAGCACGCTTACCTGATTTATACCTCGGGAAGTACCGGCCAGCCCAAAGGGGTAACCGTCACTCACCGGAATGCGGTGCATTTCCTATATTCCATGCAGGATCTGCTGCAGATGACATCCGAAGATTCCTTGTTGTCCCTTACGACATATTCGTTTGATATTTTCTTGCTCGAACTGTTCTTGCCCTTATCCCTAGGGGCGTCCGTCATCTTCCCGCAGGAGGGAAGCAACAGCGATCCCGGACTGCTTATGAGGGAGATCGACCGTTATATGCCAACCTTTATGCAGGCAACACCTGTGTTGTGGCGGCTGCTGCTGGCAGAAGGCTGGAAGGGTTCACAGCGCATGAATCTGCTGTGCGGCGGTGAGGAGCTGAAGCCGGAACTGGCTGCACAATTGTTCACCCGGGGTAACACGGTATGGAATTTGTACGGGCCCACCGAAACTGCAGTATGGTCTCTGGCCCACAAACTTACGCCGGATGATTTCCTGCACCAAGTCCCGATCGGCAGGCCGATTGGCAACACGACCTGCCTGATTCTGGATGAAGAGCTGGCACTTGTGCCTTTCGGAGCCGAAGGCACGTTGTATATCGGAGGCGACAGTGTAACGGACGGGTATCACCGTCAGCCGGAACTGACCGCACAGAAGTTCATTATGAATCCGCATCACCCGTCAGGTGGACGGATGTTCAATACAGGAGACCGGGTACGGCTCCTTCCAGGAGGAGAACTGGTCTATCTCGGCCGTAAAGACCAGCAGCTCAAGCTGAGAGGCTTCCGCATTGAACCTTCAGAGATTGAACATCAATTGAACCTTCATCCTGACATTGCGGCCAGCATCGTAGTCGCATGTGACGACGGACAGGGAGAGCAGCTGCTCGCTGCTTATTGGGTACCCTCACCAGCAGCCCTTGGCAAGAGTACCGTTCCTGGTGAAGCAGGCTTTGCGCATATGCTGCGCGCCGTGCTGCCCAGTTACATGATCCCGGCCCGTTTTATTAAGCTTGAGAAGCTGCCGTTAACACCCAACCGCAAGGTTGACCGGCAATTCCTTGCGCGGCTGCCGCTGGACAAAGCGGATGTGACCCGGAGCTACACAGCACCGCGGAGCATCATTGAGATCCAGCTCGCCGAAATTTGGGGAGAGGTACTGAACTGGAGCCGAGTTGGCATCCACGATCATTTTTTTGATTTGGGAGGAAATTCTTTACTGGCAGTTAAACTGCTGGCGGAAATGCGTTCCAAGATGGAGGTGGACTTCACACTCCGGCAGCTGCTTGTTGCTTCTACCATTGCCAATGTGGCAGCTGAACTGGATGCAGCGGCAGTGAACCCGTTACTGGAGACAGGACGTGCTGTAACAGTGGACTTACCCGAATTCCGGGTGTCGCCGCAGGAAGCCTTTGAACCTTTTCCGTTGACGGAAGTACAGATGGCTTATTGGAGCGGAAGACGGACAGGCAGTGCGGCCACCCATGTCTATCAGGAGATGGAGTTCGCCGGGCTTGATCTCGGACGTTTCGAGCAGTGCTTCCAGGCGCTTGTGAAACGCCATCCTATGCTGCGGGCAAGGGTAATGCCGGACGGTGAGCAGCAGATTCTTGAAGAAGTTCCGCCTTACCAAGTGAACGTTGTGGACGTAAGCGGCTGCTCTGAGCCAGAGCGTACCTCACGGCTGAACGGAATTCGTCAAGTGATGGCGCACACCATTCATAATGGCAGTTGGCCGATGTTCGCAATCGAGGCAACTCGGCTGCCGGAAGGACGAACCCGAATTCATATCAGCTTTGACCTTATGATTGCTGATGCACTGAGTTTTCGGATTATCCTGGAGGAACTAGCCGGGCTGTATGCTGGAACGGCCGCCCTGCCTCCACTCCAAGCAACCTTTCGTGATTATGTGTTGTCCTTGATGTCCGTCACCTCCGCAAGCCGTTACCAGAGGGCACAGTCCTATTGGCAAGAGCGGATTCCACGGCTTCCTGCCGCTCCTCAGCTGCCAGCTTCAGCCCTTCACGGCCCTGAACGGCCGGAATTCAAGCGCTGGAAGGCTGTACTTCCGGCACGGCTCTGGTCGAAGCTGTCCGCAACTGCACGCAGACGGGGATTATCCACTTCCGCATTGCTGCTCGCCTGTTATGCGGAAGTCCTTGCACTGTATGCCAAGCAGCCTCATTTCTTGTTGAATCTGACACTGTTTAACCGGCTGCCACTGCATCCGCAGATGGATCAGCTGGTTGGCGACTTCACAACCATCTCTCTGCTGGAGGTGGATTATCGGGACTCTTGTTCTTTTGGCAGAAGGGCTGAACAGCTGCAGGAGCGTCTGTGGACCGATCTCGATCACCGCCTCTACAGCGGTATTCGCGTGACGGAACAACTTCTGGCCCAGAGCATTCTCAGTGAGCCGGTCCCGGTGGTGTTCACAAGCCTGCTGGACTTGTCCGGCAAGGAAGGGACAGCTGACGGATTCGATCAGATCTTTCAGCGGAGGAATGAATCCGAGACGGAAGCGCGCAGTCTGTCGGAGACCCCTCAGGTCTGGCTCGATCACCAAGTAGCTGAACGCAACGGCGAGCTTCATTACAATTGGGACGCGGTAGAGGGCAAATTCCCGCCGGGGATGCTGGAAGAGATGTTTGCCGTCTACGGAAGCTTGCTCCGCCGTTTGACGGAAGAAGAATCGGCCTGGGAGCTGCCGCTGCCACTGGCTGGCCCGGGTACAGCCGGATTCGCTCACCACCTCCAATTGGCGGAACTGGATACCCGGCACCGGCGCAGCCTGGAGCTGCCGGATGTTGCCCTGCACCAAGGCTTTCAGCGGATGGCCTGCAGCCAGCCCCATGCAACGGCGCTGATTGTGGGCGGGTATACCTTCTCTTATAAGGAATTGAACCGCAAAGCCAATGCTGTAGCACATCAGTTGGTAGCCTATGGCGTACAGCAGGAGACCCTGGTCGCCGTGGTGATGGACAAAGGCTGGGAGCAGGTGGCAGCGGTGCTCGGTATTTTGAAGGCCGGAGCCGCCTATCTGCCGGTGGATGCGAGTCTGCCCGCTTACCGCATCAACGAGCTGCTGGAGCTTGGACAGGTACAAGTCGCACTGGTTCAGTCCTCTGTACCTGCGGCCAGTTGGACCGCTACCGGCATTCACAGCATAGAGGTCAACGAGAACACCGGATACGAAGCTACGCCGGAATATGGCAGCAACGCCGATAAGATGGGGGATCAGCTGGCCTATGTTCTATTCACTTCCGGCAGCACTGGTACGCCCAAAGGAGTGATGATCAGCCATCAGGCTGCGGTCAACACCTTGACCGACATCAACCGCAGCTATGAGCTGAACCCGCAAGACATTGTGCTCGGCTTATCTTCATTAAGCTTCGATTTATCCGTATTCGACATCTTTGGCTGTTTGACGGCCGGAGGTACACTTGTACTGCCAGACGCGGACCGGCTGCGCGATCCGTCTCATTGGCTGGAGCTGATGCAGATGCAACAAGTCACAGTCTGGAACAGCGTTCCCGCCTTTATGAACATGCTTGTAATGTATGCGGCACCTGAGGTTCGGCCCGATTCTCTCAGATTGTGTCTGCTGAGTGGAGACTGGATTCCCTCCAGTCTTCCGGAAGCCATCCGCCGTCTAAACCCTTCCACCCAAGTAATTGCCCTTGGCGGAGCAACCGAAGCGGCCATCTGGTCGATTCAGTACCCGGTTCACACGGTTGATCCGGCTTGGCACAGCATTCCCTATGGACTATCCATGTCTGGCCAACGTGTTTATGTGCTGAATGCACGGATGGAGGAATGTCCGGTAGCGGTGCCTGGAGAGCTATACATTGGCGGTCAAGGTCTGGCCGGCGGCTATTGGCGGGATGAGGTGCGTTCAGCAGAGCGTTTCATCAGGTCGCCCATCACCGGAGAACGTCTCTACCGGACAGGAGACTGGGGGCGCTATGGCTCAGACGGGGTCATTGAATTCCTTGGCCGCGACGACCTCCAAGTCAAAATCAGCGGCTACCGCATTGAATTAAGTGAAATCGAGAGTGCCCTGAAGACGTGGCCCTGCGTGCAAGAGTCTACTGTGCTTGCAGAAGGAGAGCAGGATGCGAAACGTCTGCGTGCTTTTGTGATTCTCAACCCTGACCGGCAATCGGTGCCGGACCCAGAGGTGCTGCGAGCCCATTTGAGATCCCGGTTACCAGGATACATGGTTCCTTACAGTATTAGCATTCTTGATGAATTCCCTTTGACACCCAACGGTAAAATTGACCGCAAGGCACTCCTGGCTACTGCGCCTGAGAAGGTCGGGACCACCGCGGGATTGCCGCAATCCGAACTGGAAGAGACCGTTACAACCATTTGGAAGGAGCTGCTCAACCGGCCGTCCATTGGCAGAGACGAGCATTTTTTCGACCTGGGTGGCAACTCGCTGAAGCTGGTCCAGATGCATTTGAAGCTGCAAAGCATGCTAAACCGCGAGATTCCCATCGTCGAGCTGTTCAAGCATACCTCAGTGGCAGCGCTGGTCGAATTTCTCGGGAATGCTCCAGTGGACGAATCCCAAGCCGGGATAGAGCAAAAAGCGGTAGATAGGGCAGACAGACGGTTTCATGCGAGACAGACGCGCCGCAGATGA
- a CDS encoding type I polyketide synthase, which produces MSHPEYPYNGNEIAVIGMSGRFPQAENLEAFWRNLTEGKDCISHYSSQELEEAGIDPSILSHPNYIRAKGEIGQLDAFDAAFFGINPKDAELMDPQHRMMLECAWEALEHAGYQPAECGGSVGVFAGKSMSSYLFLNLYPHLQKMLATGNLQAAIGNDKDSMVTTISYRLNLKGPSIAVQSSSSTSLVSVCMAAQSLLTYQCDMALAGGITVGPPERAGYLHEPGGIMSADGYCRAFDENSSGFVPGNGYGLVVLKRLDEAIRDKDHIWSVIKGFAVNNDGADKISYTAPSVGAQSEVIAAAQALAEVHPQTIGYVEAHGTGTRMGDPIEVEALTQAFRHGTEQLGYCPIGSVKTNIGHLDSAAGIAGFIKATLMLHHKQIPPTLNYKRSNPAIDFDNSPFYVNNKLMDWTEQAYPRRAGVNSLGMGGTNAHVVLEEGPQESSTAVAAAPGWSILPVSAKTEVSLNGNLERLQQYLREDTKTELADAAYTLSVGRQTFGHRAAVVCSTAEEAVLALETADPDAIYHGESPSRKRPLVFMFTGQGSQYAGMAEGIYASEPVFREHFDRCAVQIKNLTGMDIQPLIQAVKNHPQALDVNETALTQPLLFAVEYAMARLLISRGFRPQALIGHSLGEYAAAAIAEVFSLEDAVLLVCRRAEWMSRTERGDMLAVGLSREAVDGYLQARITLAAVNGPTLCVLSGEKAAIAELEHLLAEEGIYHKRLATSHAFHSPLMQPVVAPYRELLRQIQLHEPVTPLMSCLTGTWLQAEEATDPEYWTRHILEPVVFMDGLEALLHEGNRLFVELGPGSALCSLGRQNPAAANDSVWVPAIRPAHRQDEDAKVLAQAMANLWVWGAELDWELYYGNEPRRRVPLPTYAFSHQSYWVYPEAVPVSTHTAAARGIHASGVSVPPNPAPEPYSGHHARPEVTAVYRAPEGRTEQQLVDILEGELHLQPVGVDDDFFELGGHSLLATQVLERIRQAMGVQLSIDSIFLHPTVSGMAPLLENTLQNVSKKQTIEQLFQEMAAMSSEEIASGLAEDKLKPGGGKG; this is translated from the coding sequence TTTCCCATTACTCCAGCCAGGAGCTGGAGGAGGCCGGCATTGACCCCAGCATTCTGAGTCATCCGAATTATATCAGGGCCAAAGGGGAGATCGGCCAGCTGGATGCGTTCGATGCCGCTTTTTTTGGGATCAACCCTAAGGACGCGGAGCTAATGGACCCCCAACACCGAATGATGCTCGAATGTGCTTGGGAAGCGCTGGAGCATGCGGGCTACCAGCCGGCGGAATGCGGAGGCTCAGTTGGTGTTTTTGCCGGGAAAAGCATGAGTTCGTATCTGTTCCTTAACCTCTATCCCCATCTTCAAAAAATGCTGGCCACCGGCAACCTGCAGGCAGCTATCGGCAATGACAAGGATAGCATGGTTACAACTATCTCCTATCGGCTGAATCTCAAAGGACCGTCCATTGCAGTACAGTCCTCGTCTTCCACCTCTTTGGTGTCCGTTTGTATGGCAGCGCAGAGTCTGCTGACTTATCAATGTGATATGGCGTTGGCCGGAGGCATCACGGTAGGTCCGCCTGAACGGGCGGGCTACCTGCATGAGCCTGGAGGAATAATGTCGGCGGATGGGTACTGCCGTGCTTTTGACGAGAATAGCAGCGGATTTGTTCCGGGCAACGGGTACGGGCTGGTGGTACTGAAACGGCTGGATGAGGCGATCCGCGACAAGGATCATATCTGGTCCGTCATCAAAGGGTTTGCAGTCAACAATGATGGGGCGGATAAAATCAGCTATACCGCGCCAAGCGTAGGCGCACAATCCGAAGTCATCGCTGCGGCCCAGGCACTGGCAGAGGTTCATCCACAGACTATCGGTTACGTAGAAGCACATGGGACCGGCACCCGGATGGGAGATCCCATTGAAGTCGAGGCGTTGACCCAGGCATTCCGCCATGGCACGGAGCAGCTCGGTTATTGTCCAATTGGTTCGGTCAAGACGAACATAGGGCATCTGGATTCTGCAGCCGGTATCGCCGGATTCATCAAAGCAACGCTCATGCTGCATCACAAGCAAATTCCGCCAACACTAAATTATAAACGTTCCAATCCGGCAATTGATTTTGACAACAGTCCCTTTTATGTGAACAACAAGCTTATGGATTGGACTGAGCAAGCCTACCCGCGCCGCGCCGGAGTGAACTCGCTCGGCATGGGCGGAACCAATGCCCACGTGGTCCTTGAAGAAGGTCCGCAGGAGTCCAGTACAGCAGTAGCAGCAGCGCCAGGGTGGAGCATCCTGCCCGTCTCGGCGAAAACCGAGGTTTCCCTGAATGGTAATCTGGAAAGATTGCAGCAATATTTGCGCGAAGACACGAAGACAGAACTGGCGGATGCCGCCTATACGCTCTCCGTGGGCCGACAGACCTTCGGACACAGAGCGGCTGTGGTTTGCTCTACGGCGGAAGAAGCTGTCCTAGCCCTGGAAACGGCTGATCCGGATGCGATATACCATGGTGAGAGCCCTTCCCGCAAGCGCCCGCTGGTCTTTATGTTCACGGGACAAGGCTCGCAGTATGCGGGGATGGCCGAAGGGATCTATGCTTCTGAGCCGGTCTTCCGGGAACATTTCGACCGCTGCGCAGTGCAGATCAAGAACCTCACGGGGATGGATATCCAGCCATTGATTCAAGCTGTGAAGAATCATCCGCAAGCCCTGGATGTGAATGAGACCGCGCTTACCCAGCCGCTATTATTTGCGGTCGAATACGCCATGGCCCGGCTGCTGATCAGCCGGGGATTCCGCCCCCAGGCGTTGATTGGCCACAGTCTGGGTGAATATGCCGCAGCGGCAATTGCTGAAGTATTCAGCCTTGAGGATGCCGTTCTGCTGGTCTGCCGCAGGGCGGAGTGGATGTCACGGACCGAAAGGGGAGACATGCTGGCGGTAGGTCTCAGCCGTGAAGCGGTAGACGGATATCTCCAGGCGAGAATTACTCTAGCTGCGGTTAACGGTCCTACGCTATGCGTGCTGTCTGGAGAAAAGGCAGCCATTGCCGAACTGGAGCATCTGCTGGCAGAAGAGGGGATATATCATAAAAGGCTGGCCACATCCCACGCCTTTCACTCTCCTCTAATGCAGCCGGTGGTCGCTCCTTACCGTGAACTGCTGAGGCAGATCCAATTACATGAACCTGTGACTCCGCTGATGTCCTGTCTTACCGGGACTTGGCTGCAGGCTGAAGAGGCTACCGATCCCGAATACTGGACCCGCCATATTCTCGAACCTGTTGTATTTATGGACGGACTGGAAGCCCTGCTTCACGAAGGGAACCGCTTGTTTGTGGAATTGGGGCCAGGCTCCGCATTATGCAGTCTGGGGCGGCAGAACCCGGCGGCAGCTAATGACAGCGTATGGGTGCCCGCCATCCGCCCTGCCCACAGGCAGGATGAGGACGCCAAGGTGCTGGCACAGGCCATGGCCAACCTATGGGTCTGGGGAGCTGAACTGGATTGGGAGCTGTATTACGGGAATGAGCCGCGCCGGCGGGTACCGCTGCCGACGTATGCCTTCTCACACCAGAGCTACTGGGTATATCCGGAAGCTGTCCCGGTCAGCACCCATACCGCTGCTGCCCGCGGGATTCATGCATCCGGTGTATCCGTACCACCAAATCCCGCTCCCGAACCTTATAGCGGACACCATGCCCGGCCTGAAGTAACGGCAGTTTACCGCGCACCGGAGGGGAGAACGGAGCAGCAGCTTGTGGATATTCTGGAGGGGGAGCTTCATCTGCAGCCGGTCGGTGTGGATGATGACTTCTTCGAGCTGGGAGGCCATTCCTTGCTTGCCACCCAGGTACTGGAGCGGATTCGGCAAGCTATGGGTGTGCAGTTGTCGATCGACAGCATCTTTCTGCATCCGACCGTAAGCGGAATGGCTCCGCTGTTAGAGAATACACTTCAGAACGTATCCAAGAAACAGACCATTGAACAATTATTCCAGGAAATGGCCGCCATGAGCAGTGAAGAGATTGCCAGCGGTTTGGCAGAAGACAAACTCAAACCGGGCGGAGGGAAGGGGTAA